DNA from Bacillus carboniphilus:
CACTAGAGAATTTTGAGGCTCAAGAAATTAATGCTGCAATTAAACAGGTTCAAAAGGATACCGGACATAAAGGTAAAAAGTTATTTATGCCAATTCGTGTGGCGACTACAGGTCAAACACATGGGCGAGACTTACCTGATACAATTGAGTTACTAGGAAAAGACAAAGTAATTGTCCGACTAAACGCAGTTTTATGAACAATAAGATGCATAAGATAATATAGTATGTATAAACCTTATAGTAACAAAGCAGTGACGAGGAGAAGTAAAAAGATGATGCTTTTTAGAGAGAACCATCACCGGCTGAAAGTGGTTTAAGCCTCTCATCTTTTGAAATGCACCTCTGAGCCCTTTTTCAAAAGGATTTAAACTGAGTAGAAAAAGGCGGTTAACACCGTTACATGTTTCAAGCCGAAATGAATGAGTACTAATCCGTTCATTTAAGCAGAGTGGAACCGCGTGCTAAACGTCTCTGTCTATACAGAGGCGTTTTTTTATGTTCAATAAAACTTATGAGGGGGTGTTAAGCATGTTTAGAATGATGAAAGAAGACATTGAAGTTGTGTTTGATCAAGATCCAGCAGCGCGCAATAAGTTGGAGGTTATTTTAACTTATTCAGGTTTGCATGCTATTTGGTCTCACCGCATCGCACATGCGTTTTATAAAAAAAGATTCTTCTTTATTGCCCGAGCAATTTCCCAAATTAGCCGTTTCTTCACAGGTATCGAAATACATCCAGGAGCGAAAATTGGGAGGAGATTTTTTATAGACCATGGCATGGGTGTGGTTATAGGAGAAACGTGTGAAATTGGAGATAATGTGACGGTTTTCCAAGGGGTAACCTTGGGAGGAACAGGAAAAGAAAAAGGGAAAAGGCATCCGACAATAAAAGATAATGCATTGATCGCTACAGGGGCCAAAGTTCTGGGGAACATCACAATTGGTGAAAATGCAAAGATCGGAGCGGGATCTGTCGTTCTTAAAGAAGTACCCCCTAACTCAACGGTAGTCGGAATTCCTGGTAAGGTGGTTATTCAGGACGGGGTTCGAATTAACAAAGATCTAAACCATTGTGATTTACCCGACCCAATTGCCGATCGTATGAAAACATTAGAAAATGAAATACAACAATTACGTCAGGAACTAGCATCTATTAAGAAAAGTGAAGGGAGCGAGCGCTCAAATGTCCATTCAAATTTATAATACGTTAACCAGAAGAAAAGAAGAGTTCACGCCTTTAGAACCAGGGAAAGTAAAAATGTATGTGTGTGGACCAACTGTCTATAACTATATTCATATTGGCAATGCACGGCCTGTTATTGTTTTTGATACCGTTCGACGTTACTTGAAATTTAGAGGCTATGATGTTCAGTATGTTTCTAACTTTACAGATGTAGATGACAAAATCATTAAAGCAGCTAATGAGCTAAAAGAAGATGTAAATACTTTAACTGAAAGATTTATTGAAGCATACTTTGAAGATGTTACAGCGTTAGGATGTGGGAAAGCGGATATTCACCCACGTGTAACGGAAAATATGGACATCATTATTGAATTCATTCAAAAACTGATTGATAAGGGGTACGCTTATGAATCAGGCGGGGATGTATATTACAGAACAAGACGATTTGAAGGATATGGGAAGCTTTCGCACCAATCGATTGACGAATTACAAGTTGGTGCTCGTATTGAAGTAGGGGAGAAAAAAGAGGACCACCTAGACTTTGTCCTATGGAAAGCTGCTAAAGAGGGTGAGGTAAAATGGGATAGTCCATGGGGAGCTGGACGTCCAGGATGGCATATTGAATGTTCTGCTATGGCAAGAAAATACTTAGGAGACACCATAGATATCCATGCAGGAGGACAGGATTTGGCATTCCCGCACCATGAAAATGAAATTGCACAATCGGAAAGCTTAACAGGGAAGACATTTGCTAACTACTGGATGCACAATGGTTATATCAATATTGATAATGAGAAAATGTCAAAATCTCTAGGGAACTTTATTTTAGTACACGACATTATTAAAAATATAGACCCTCAAGTATTGCGGTTCTTCATGCTATCGGTTCATTATCGACATCCAATTAACTACAGTAAAGAACTGGTTGAAAATACGGAGAAAGGCCTTGAGCGATTAAAAACATCATACCAAAACCTAAAGTACCGAAAAGAAACAAGTGCAAATCTAGGGGATTATGACGAGAAATGGTTATCTATTATTGATAATTTACACCAGGAATTTGTCCGAGAAATGGATGATGACTTTAATACAGCAAACGGAATATCTGTTTTATTTGAACTATCAAAGCAAGCAAATTACTATCTATTAGAAAAATCATCATCTATCGCAGTCTTAGATGCCTTTATGAACAAATTTGAAGAGCTTTTCTCTGTATTAGGCCTCACATTGGAAGAAAATGAGCTATTAGATGAGGATATCGAGCATTTGATACAAGAGAGAATAAATGCTAGAAAAAATCGAGATTTTGCCTTAGCGGATGAAATTAGAGATCGTTTAAAAGAACAAAATATAATATTAGAAGATACTCCTCAAGGTACAAGATGGAAGAGGGGATAAAGATGTTAGATGAAGGAAATTCTTTAGACGTAAAACAACTAAATAGTCTTCCGTTGGCATATATGGGTGATGCCGTTTTTGAAGTTTATGTCAGGCATCACCTTCTGTATCACGAATCTGTAAAACCGCACAGGCTACATAAGGAAGCGACTAAATATGTGTCAGCAAAGGCACAAGCATCAATCGTTCACAGCCTTCTAGAATTGGAATGTCTAACAGAGGAAGAGATAGCTGTTATCAAAAGAGGAAGAAATGCAAAATCGTCCACTATACCAAAGAATACAGATGTACAAACTTACAGGTATAGCACTGGTTTTGAAGCTTTAATAGGATACTTATATTTACTTAAGAGGATTGACCGGGTGGAAGAGTTAATCGCGAAGTCCTTTGAATTAATCAAAAAGAGGAAAGGAGGAATTGGGGATGGAAAATGAATGGATTTTCGGTAGGAACCCTGTTCTTGAAGTGTTAAAAACAGGTAGAGATATCCAAAAATTATTAATCGCTGAAGGCTCTCAAAAAGGTAGTGTCCAACAAATCTTAAGAATGGCAAAAGAGCAGTCCATTATTATTCAACAAGTTCCAAAGAAAAAACTGGACCAGATGTTTGATGGACCACATCAAGGAGTTGCTGCACAAGTCGCTGCATACCAGTATGCTGAGCTAGATGATTTATATAATGTAGCTCGAACTAGAAACGAAGCTCCATTTTTTATCATTTTAGATGAGCTGGAAGACCCTCATAATCTCGGTTCCATCATGAGAACGTGTGATGCTGTTGGGGCTCACGGAATTATTATTCCTAAGAGAAGATCTGCAGGTTTAACAGCTACTGTGGCAAAAGCG
Protein-coding regions in this window:
- the cysE gene encoding serine O-acetyltransferase, whose product is MFNKTYEGVLSMFRMMKEDIEVVFDQDPAARNKLEVILTYSGLHAIWSHRIAHAFYKKRFFFIARAISQISRFFTGIEIHPGAKIGRRFFIDHGMGVVIGETCEIGDNVTVFQGVTLGGTGKEKGKRHPTIKDNALIATGAKVLGNITIGENAKIGAGSVVLKEVPPNSTVVGIPGKVVIQDGVRINKDLNHCDLPDPIADRMKTLENEIQQLRQELASIKKSEGSERSNVHSNL
- a CDS encoding Mini-ribonuclease 3 — its product is MLDEGNSLDVKQLNSLPLAYMGDAVFEVYVRHHLLYHESVKPHRLHKEATKYVSAKAQASIVHSLLELECLTEEEIAVIKRGRNAKSSTIPKNTDVQTYRYSTGFEALIGYLYLLKRIDRVEELIAKSFELIKKRKGGIGDGK
- the rlmB gene encoding 23S rRNA (guanosine(2251)-2'-O)-methyltransferase RlmB, with the translated sequence MENEWIFGRNPVLEVLKTGRDIQKLLIAEGSQKGSVQQILRMAKEQSIIIQQVPKKKLDQMFDGPHQGVAAQVAAYQYAELDDLYNVARTRNEAPFFIILDELEDPHNLGSIMRTCDAVGAHGIIIPKRRSAGLTATVAKASTGAIEHIPVARVTNLARTIEDLKTEGVWIVGTDASATQDYRQLDGNMPIGLVIGSEGKGMSRLIKEKCDFLISLPMKGHVTSLNASVAASILMYEVFRKRYSIGE
- the cysS gene encoding cysteine--tRNA ligase; the encoded protein is MSIQIYNTLTRRKEEFTPLEPGKVKMYVCGPTVYNYIHIGNARPVIVFDTVRRYLKFRGYDVQYVSNFTDVDDKIIKAANELKEDVNTLTERFIEAYFEDVTALGCGKADIHPRVTENMDIIIEFIQKLIDKGYAYESGGDVYYRTRRFEGYGKLSHQSIDELQVGARIEVGEKKEDHLDFVLWKAAKEGEVKWDSPWGAGRPGWHIECSAMARKYLGDTIDIHAGGQDLAFPHHENEIAQSESLTGKTFANYWMHNGYINIDNEKMSKSLGNFILVHDIIKNIDPQVLRFFMLSVHYRHPINYSKELVENTEKGLERLKTSYQNLKYRKETSANLGDYDEKWLSIIDNLHQEFVREMDDDFNTANGISVLFELSKQANYYLLEKSSSIAVLDAFMNKFEELFSVLGLTLEENELLDEDIEHLIQERINARKNRDFALADEIRDRLKEQNIILEDTPQGTRWKRG